The following are encoded in a window of Gossypium raimondii isolate GPD5lz chromosome 13, ASM2569854v1, whole genome shotgun sequence genomic DNA:
- the LOC105782236 gene encoding serine acetyltransferase 5 isoform X1 — translation MPAGELRYPSSISCPQISQATETPMEEDEAWVWAQIKAEARRDAELEPALASYLYSTILSHSSLERSLAFHLGNKLCSSTLLSTLLYDLFLNTFSSDPSLRAAAVADLRAARVRDPACVSFSHCLLNYKGFLACQAHRVAHKLWTQSRRPLALALHSRISDVFAVDIHPAAKIGKGILLDHATGVVIGETAVVGNNVSILHHVTLGGTGKACGDRHPKIGDGVLIGAGATILGNVKIGEGAKIGAGSVVLIDVPPRTTAVGNPARLVGGKEKPSRHEECPGESMDHTSFISEWRGKDRWLSTKVSRTFCLSD, via the exons ATGCCGGCCGGAGAACTCCGGTATCCTTCTTCGATCTCTTGTCCACAGATTTCTCAAGCAACTGAAACCCCCATGGAGGAAGACGAGGCGTGGGTGTGGGCGCAGATTAAAGCCGAGGCACGCCGCGACGCCGAGTTGGAGCCGGCTCTAGCTAGCTACCTCTACTCCACGATCCTATCTCACTCCTCTCTCGAGCGCTCCCTCGCCTTCCACCTCGGCAACAAGCTCTGCTCCTCCACGCTCCTCTCTACGCTTCTCTACGACCTTTTCCTCAACACTTTCTCTTCCGATCCTTCGCTTCGAGCCGCCGCCGTCGCCGATCTCCGTGCGGCTCGCGTTAGGGATCCCGCTTGCGTTTCCTTCTCTCATTGCCTACTTAATTATAAAGGATTCTTGGCATGCCAG GCTCATCGAGTTGCACACAAGTTGTGGACTCAGTCACGTAGGCCGCTAGCATTGGCATTACATTCTCGAATCTCCGATGTTTTCGCCGTTGATATACATCCGGCAGCAAAGATCGGGAAAGGGATCTTGTTAGATCATGCCACCGGTGTGGTGATCGGAGAAACCGCGGTTGTTGGCAACAACGTGTCAATTTTGCATCACGTTACCCTCGGTGGGACTGGGAAGGCATGTGGAGATCGGCATCCGAAGATTGGTGATGGAGTTTTAATCGGAGCCGGTGCAACCATATTAGGGAATGTGAAGATTGGGGAAGGAGCAAAGATCGGGGCAGGGTCAGTAGTGCTGATCGATGTGCCACCTCGGACCACGGCTGTAGGCAACCCTGCAAGGCTTGTCGGAGGGAAGGAGAAACCGTCAAGGCATGAGGAATGCCCCGGAGAGTCCATGGATCACACTTCATTCATCTCTGAATG
- the LOC105782236 gene encoding serine acetyltransferase 5 isoform X2, whose product MPAGELRYPSSISCPQISQATETPMEEDEAWVWAQIKAEARRDAELEPALASYLYSTILSHSSLERSLAFHLGNKLCSSTLLSTLLYDLFLNTFSSDPSLRAAAVADLRAARVRDPACVSFSHCLLNYKGFLACQAHRVAHKLWTQSRRPLALALHSRISDVFAVDIHPAAKIGKGILLDHATGVVIGETAVVGNNVSILHHVTLGGTGKACGDRHPKIGDGVLIGAGATILGNVKIGEGAKIGAGSVVLIDVPPRTTAVGNPARLVGGKEKPSRHEECPGESMDHTSFISEWSDYII is encoded by the exons ATGCCGGCCGGAGAACTCCGGTATCCTTCTTCGATCTCTTGTCCACAGATTTCTCAAGCAACTGAAACCCCCATGGAGGAAGACGAGGCGTGGGTGTGGGCGCAGATTAAAGCCGAGGCACGCCGCGACGCCGAGTTGGAGCCGGCTCTAGCTAGCTACCTCTACTCCACGATCCTATCTCACTCCTCTCTCGAGCGCTCCCTCGCCTTCCACCTCGGCAACAAGCTCTGCTCCTCCACGCTCCTCTCTACGCTTCTCTACGACCTTTTCCTCAACACTTTCTCTTCCGATCCTTCGCTTCGAGCCGCCGCCGTCGCCGATCTCCGTGCGGCTCGCGTTAGGGATCCCGCTTGCGTTTCCTTCTCTCATTGCCTACTTAATTATAAAGGATTCTTGGCATGCCAG GCTCATCGAGTTGCACACAAGTTGTGGACTCAGTCACGTAGGCCGCTAGCATTGGCATTACATTCTCGAATCTCCGATGTTTTCGCCGTTGATATACATCCGGCAGCAAAGATCGGGAAAGGGATCTTGTTAGATCATGCCACCGGTGTGGTGATCGGAGAAACCGCGGTTGTTGGCAACAACGTGTCAATTTTGCATCACGTTACCCTCGGTGGGACTGGGAAGGCATGTGGAGATCGGCATCCGAAGATTGGTGATGGAGTTTTAATCGGAGCCGGTGCAACCATATTAGGGAATGTGAAGATTGGGGAAGGAGCAAAGATCGGGGCAGGGTCAGTAGTGCTGATCGATGTGCCACCTCGGACCACGGCTGTAGGCAACCCTGCAAGGCTTGTCGGAGGGAAGGAGAAACCGTCAAGGCATGAGGAATGCCCCGGAGAGTCCATGGATCACACTTCATTCATCTCTGAATGGTCAGattatatcatttga